Within the Culicoidibacter larvae genome, the region AACTAACCATGTGACATTTTCTCGATTAATTATATATAAATCGGCTTTTTTTCGGATAGCCGCTTGTCTCTCCTTAACTGTTCCGATTATTTTGGACACAGTGAAATCTAAATGGTCCCATTTATTTATCTCATCAGTCCAGGTATTTTTTGCCACCCGCAGCGGGGCAATGATTAACACTTTTCGGACACTGAAATAATCGTACATCAGCTCATCAATTGCTGTAAGGGTTGTAACGGTTTTCCCTAATTCATAAACCCATATCTAAAAATAGCCCTGCTTGATTATTGTCTAAAATATGATCTAGTGCTATTTGCTGATATGGGTGTGGTTTAAATTCCATTACTTACCACCTCCCGATTTTGCTTTGTCCAATTGTGCATGATGTCTTGCGTGTTCTTCTTGAGAAGAAAACACCATTAAGTTACTTGGATCATTATTCCTCTTATTTTCATCAATATGATGCACTACTTCGCCAGGGTTAAGTGGTCGACCTAGCATTTTTTCAGCAATAACTCGATGTTCGTGTCTACCGTGGAATTTCGTGTATGTTTTTCCTTGTCCTGTTCCAAGCTTTGCATTTCGTAATTTTGTTCGCTCGGATTGAGTCATGCCACCAGGTTGGTTGACACGTTTTGAAAGATTGTCCTCCCCCATTTGGGCTCGGCGACATTCTTGACTACAAAAAGTACGATTGCCTCTTGGCTTACCTGGGTAACCCTCAAAAGCTATCCCACAGCGAAAACAAACTCTCGTTCTGTCATATATTCGTCTCATTTACATCGCCTCCAACTTCTCAATGAAATAATCTATTTTTGTTTTTGTATTCAACACCAAGGCGCAACAGCCTTGCTGATTAATTTGATTAATTACATAGTCCTGTAACTTCCGGGTTTTCCCGGTTGGCCGTTTCACTTCAACAAACCAAACTTTGCCCTTATACAAGACTATCCGATCAGGCACCCCGTTATTTCCTGGACTGACCCATTTGTAACAGAGCCCGCCTATATTTCTTACCTGCTTCATAAGGTACTTTTCTATTTGACTCTCAAGCATGGTTGCTACTCACCGTCCGTATATAAGATTGTTGCTGTACGTACAAGGTAACCATTATTATCCGATGTTGTATCTACGTGCAAATCGATTATGTTCTTACCCTTGGTAAATTCATTGATTTCAGCTTCCAGTTTTTTAATGTAGGGGTTAGCCAATATTTTTACTTTCATTTCAAACATCTCTCTTTCAAAATTGTTTGTAACAATGTAACACGCATGCGCGTATGCGCACTCTCATGTGGGTATTAGGCGGAAATATATGCATATTATCTGCCTAATAGGTATTTAATTTAAATAACGTCAAAATATTGTTACATTGTTACAAAATACATTTTCATTATGTATAATATGGGGTTTTAGTGTAACAATTAATTGTTACAAAATGTTACATTGTTACAGCATGTAACAATATATTGTTACACTTACTAAAATTGTTACACCTATTGTTACATTTTATTTATCCTGAAATATCCTCTTTGGACTCCGTACCTTTTGTTAAATCTAACAGACTTTTCACTTCGCTCCCAGCCTTCAATATTATTCAGAATACTGTTAATATCACGAGCTTTCAGGTTGTCGAAATCCCTAAGCTCCCGCTCAAACAATTCACACCATATCTCCATCGCACACACCCGCATACGTTTCTTAACACCAACTAATTTTCCTGTGATACTATCTTCATGACCACTGATATAATCCCTCCGAAGTCCTAGGTTCATATCGTCCCAATTATCCGGCAGCGGCTTCTCAAGGTAGTCCTTTATTAAGCCAATCCGTGGATCATGTTCCATGTGCTCCTGCTGTCTCTCCACAGCTGCATCTGCCACATCACCACTCAGATAAAGCGGGAACCCAGCCTTATAGGCAGCTATTGCCTCCGCCCATACTTGGTCTATCGTGGCATCGTCCAAGTCATCAAAGACACTTTTAGCGCCACCCTCAGATGAAACAACTATCGGCAGAAAGCGTCGGTTTCCAGTACGGTCTCTTAGAAACTCCATATCATTAGTAGTACCGAAGAAAACACACTGGCGTTTATTGGTAGTTACCCGCCGGGCAAAAGCCCGTCTATAGGTATCCTCTTGCTTGCTGATAAAATGCTTAACTGCCTCAACTTCCGCCTTACGCGTAGCTGTAAGCTCAGCCATTTCAATCAACCAAGCGCCATCTAAAGACTCATAGGCCTCTTTCCCGCTTACGGTTGTAATCGTATCGGTGTACCAACCTTTAGACAGCTTCGCAATTAAATGCGATTTACCTAGCCCTTGGGTACCGACCAAAACGGCCATAGTATCAAACTTGGTACCAGGTCTATAAATACGCGCAACTGCTGCAACTAGCATCATCATTGATACTGTCTTAGTATATTCGTCATCAGCTGCGCCAAGATAATCGATGAATATTGAACTTGCTCTTTCGGTTCCATCCCACACAAGAGTATCTAAGTACTCCTTAACCGGATGAAATTGCCGCTCTGCGAAAACTATGTCAGTGGCATCCTGTATCTTCTGCCGTGACTGCATTTCGTAAACCCGCTCAATGTACCAACGAAGTCCGGCGTCATCGGTATCGCTCCAGTATTGCCCTGTAGTTGACCACGGAAGTTTATCAGGACGCTTAACGAGATTGTTTTTAAATGTGTCCATACCAACAATACCATGCTTTAAGTTAGGGTCTTGCGTGATAATCAGCTTGAAGTTCTCAATACATTCAACATACTCACCAGTATAGTTGTCAGTTTTCAACTCTTTAAGCCAACTGTCATCGGTATCCTCTTCTTGGTCATCAACAACATCAAACTCACTTGCAGCACTTGCCAATCGCTCCCGACCAATAGTGAGCTTCACCTCTACATCATTCGACGCAAATTGCCGCATCGCCTTAAAACTCGGCAAACGATTAACCGGAGTATCCGGCTTGCTATCTTCGTCTTGGTCACCGAATAAATGAATGCGGACCAAATCAAAGGCATTGCATAGCTTTCCACCAACCGGGTCGGTTCCATGATTGCTGTAAGCAAACTTATCATCATAGATAACCAGCCCGGCAGCACTTGAGCCATTCACATAGGTATATCGTCCTAGCACATCACAGGCAATATACACATCAGGCAAAAAGGTCTCTATCGCTGCATCAATATCATAGGTTCTGCAAAACGCGCCAATGATGCCATCTTTCTCTAGCGGATCCCCCTGCTTATCGGCGTGGCGCTTTCGGATACCCTCGCTGCGTGATGACTCCGGCCACTCACTGGTATCGCGCCAATCCTTATACTCACCAAGAACAGCATCGGCATCGATAACCGTACCATCTATATGATGGTGAATAAACTCCGCATCACGACTGACACTCGGGTAGTACATCAAGCGGCTTGCCTGATAGGTTGTATCATCAAACCAATCCATGCCAATCTTTTCAGCCAGCTTACGAGCTATCGCTTGATACTCATCGGCATCCACATCCCTATTGAGCGGAGCAACGAGCCGCAGCCGTGCTTTTTTCGCTGTATGGCTGTGGGTCGAATAGATAACACACTCAAAGTCATGGAACAGCTCAAGCGTATCGATGAAATCATTTGGCGCAAAGTCAGCATCCAAAGTCACCAATGAGCGGGATACTACATTTGACTCCAGTCGTCGGCCATTCTTTAAATGTCCACCAACAAAACCGCCAACATCCTTAGCCTCAGCCTGCTGTGTCTTACTCATTTTTTTATATTCAGCAGCAGTCTCTTTTGTTCTGATAACATCAGCCAATTTCTCCACCAGTTCCGGCCAAGTAATGGTCTTATTCTTCCATTTGGTCGATTTCCGGTTTTTACCCTCAGCTATTGTTATCTCGATATTTTTCATCAAGCATCTCTCCTTTCTGTAATTTTATTTGATTTAACGGACTCCCATACTGGCAGTCTGTTCCATCCGTTTCTCAGCTAACTTGATGTAATGGGCCAATTCTAAGTAGACCGTTTCGACTGAGTAGGGCTTATCAGCTGCAATCTTATACGCTAAAGCCAAGATTAAATCATCCTTAGTATATTTCTGATTAGTTGCTACAGGTTTAGGTGCATTAATTGTTGACACTGCTTTAATATATCCGCATGAGCCACTCCAGGGAGTAACACGTTTGTATTTCTCATTACTCACTAGGTTCACCCCAAATCACTCGGCCATCACTGGTCTCAATATAGAGAATATTTGATAATGCACACTTAATTATTTCTAACTTTCTTCGCGCCCCAAAAGGATATCGAAGATGTAAGGTAACTTTCTTGCCACAATCAAAATAAAACAATTCATTCATGTAATTCACTCCTATCCACAAGACTCTGCAAGTTTTTCTCTTTTTGGCATCCAATCAACAAAAGCCATAAAATCTTCAATGCTATTTATTTCATCAAGATTTTTAAGAATACTATCTAAAGTACCGTAAGGTATCCAGTGTAAATGATATTCATATTTTGTAGTATGTACACTAAATTGACCTGGAGCAATATATAGCCAAGGCGGATTTGGGAAAGTTTTAAGTTTCTCAACAATCGGCACAATAGCATTCTTTAACCCCTCACTGACGACACCCTCAGTTTTT harbors:
- a CDS encoding HNH endonuclease, encoding MRRIYDRTRVCFRCGIAFEGYPGKPRGNRTFCSQECRRAQMGEDNLSKRVNQPGGMTQSERTKLRNAKLGTGQGKTYTKFHGRHEHRVIAEKMLGRPLNPGEVVHHIDENKRNNDPSNLMVFSSQEEHARHHAQLDKAKSGGGK
- a CDS encoding VRR-NUC domain-containing protein, translating into MLESQIEKYLMKQVRNIGGLCYKWVSPGNNGVPDRIVLYKGKVWFVEVKRPTGKTRKLQDYVINQINQQGCCALVLNTKTKIDYFIEKLEAM
- a CDS encoding virulence-associated E family protein; this encodes MKNIEITIAEGKNRKSTKWKNKTITWPELVEKLADVIRTKETAAEYKKMSKTQQAEAKDVGGFVGGHLKNGRRLESNVVSRSLVTLDADFAPNDFIDTLELFHDFECVIYSTHSHTAKKARLRLVAPLNRDVDADEYQAIARKLAEKIGMDWFDDTTYQASRLMYYPSVSRDAEFIHHHIDGTVIDADAVLGEYKDWRDTSEWPESSRSEGIRKRHADKQGDPLEKDGIIGAFCRTYDIDAAIETFLPDVYIACDVLGRYTYVNGSSAAGLVIYDDKFAYSNHGTDPVGGKLCNAFDLVRIHLFGDQDEDSKPDTPVNRLPSFKAMRQFASNDVEVKLTIGRERLASAASEFDVVDDQEEDTDDSWLKELKTDNYTGEYVECIENFKLIITQDPNLKHGIVGMDTFKNNLVKRPDKLPWSTTGQYWSDTDDAGLRWYIERVYEMQSRQKIQDATDIVFAERQFHPVKEYLDTLVWDGTERASSIFIDYLGAADDEYTKTVSMMMLVAAVARIYRPGTKFDTMAVLVGTQGLGKSHLIAKLSKGWYTDTITTVSGKEAYESLDGAWLIEMAELTATRKAEVEAVKHFISKQEDTYRRAFARRVTTNKRQCVFFGTTNDMEFLRDRTGNRRFLPIVVSSEGGAKSVFDDLDDATIDQVWAEAIAAYKAGFPLYLSGDVADAAVERQQEHMEHDPRIGLIKDYLEKPLPDNWDDMNLGLRRDYISGHEDSITGKLVGVKKRMRVCAMEIWCELFERELRDFDNLKARDINSILNNIEGWERSEKSVRFNKRYGVQRGYFRINKM